The following proteins are co-located in the Candidatus Electrothrix rattekaaiensis genome:
- a CDS encoding class I SAM-dependent DNA methyltransferase, with the protein MSNESGIVSKVWSFANILRDDGVGYGDYLEQLTYLLFLKMADEFAKPPYNRDLHVPAGHGWEDLKSKRGAALESHYNKTLDELAKAQGTLGQIFLKSQNKIQDPAKLFKIIDMVDKEKWSMMGTDLKGKIYEGLLEKNAEDTKSGAGQYFTPRSLIKAMVECIRPEPEKTIADPACGTGGFFLAAYDHIVVNHALNREQKEFLKDKTFHGNEIVANTRRLALMNMFLHNIGQIDGETFISSADALVADEGQRFDYVLANPPFGKKSSMTFTNEEGEQDQTDLVYNRQDFWATTSNKQLNFLQHIRSLLKSTGQAAVVLPDNVLFEGGAGEIVRKELLRTTDLHTILRLPTGIFYRQGVKANVLFFDNQPASPEPWTREVWIYDYRTNIHHTLKKKTMRLADLEDFISCYHPGNRHKRQETWSKDNPEGRWKKFSFEEIVARDKTNLDIFWLKDQSLADLDNLPDPDILASEIIETIKAGLASFKAVMETVQQR; encoded by the coding sequence ATGAGCAACGAATCTGGAATCGTATCAAAAGTATGGAGTTTTGCCAATATCCTCCGCGACGACGGCGTAGGCTACGGCGATTACCTGGAACAGCTCACCTACCTGCTCTTCCTCAAAATGGCGGACGAATTCGCCAAACCACCCTATAACCGCGACCTCCATGTCCCGGCAGGCCACGGCTGGGAGGATCTGAAAAGCAAACGAGGCGCGGCCCTGGAAAGTCATTATAACAAAACCCTGGACGAGCTGGCCAAGGCCCAAGGTACCCTGGGCCAGATTTTCCTCAAATCACAGAACAAGATCCAGGACCCGGCCAAGCTCTTCAAGATCATCGACATGGTGGACAAGGAAAAATGGTCCATGATGGGCACGGATCTCAAAGGCAAAATCTACGAAGGCCTGCTGGAGAAAAACGCCGAAGACACCAAGAGCGGGGCTGGTCAGTACTTCACCCCACGCTCCCTGATCAAGGCTATGGTCGAGTGCATCCGCCCAGAGCCGGAAAAGACCATTGCTGACCCGGCCTGTGGAACTGGCGGTTTTTTCCTGGCAGCCTATGACCATATTGTGGTCAATCATGCCCTGAACCGCGAGCAGAAGGAATTTCTGAAAGACAAGACCTTTCACGGCAATGAGATCGTGGCCAACACCCGGCGGCTGGCCCTGATGAACATGTTTCTCCACAACATCGGCCAGATCGACGGAGAAACCTTTATCTCCTCAGCAGATGCCCTGGTGGCGGATGAAGGCCAACGCTTTGATTACGTGCTGGCCAACCCGCCCTTTGGCAAAAAAAGCAGCATGACCTTTACCAATGAGGAGGGGGAACAGGATCAGACCGATCTGGTCTATAATCGCCAGGATTTCTGGGCCACCACCTCCAATAAGCAGCTCAATTTTTTGCAACACATCAGAAGCCTGCTCAAATCCACGGGTCAGGCAGCAGTGGTCCTGCCCGATAATGTCCTTTTTGAAGGCGGGGCTGGCGAGATCGTCAGGAAAGAGCTGTTACGGACAACGGATTTGCATACCATCCTCCGCCTGCCCACGGGTATTTTTTACCGGCAAGGGGTGAAAGCCAATGTCCTGTTCTTTGACAATCAGCCTGCTTCCCCGGAACCGTGGACCCGCGAGGTCTGGATCTACGATTACCGGACCAATATCCACCATACCTTGAAGAAAAAAACCATGCGGCTGGCCGATTTGGAAGATTTCATCTCCTGCTATCATCCGGGCAATAGGCATAAGCGGCAGGAAACTTGGTCTAAGGACAACCCGGAAGGTCGCTGGAAAAAATTCAGCTTTGAGGAAATCGTTGCCCGGGATAAAACCAACCTGGACATCTTCTGGCTCAAAGATCAAAGCCTGGCGGATCTGGATAATCTCCCTGACCCGGATATTCTCGCCTCTGAGATCATCGAAACCATTAAGGCAGGCTTGGCGAGTTTTAAGGCGGTTATGGAGACGGTGCAGCAACGGTAA
- a CDS encoding SH3 domain-containing protein: protein MKCGKYISFFIMFWILSCLVHSAYAVNIAQVKINGDGYVRVTENPNADSSGIGWIPEGEVVEILAGPFAGTLDRIPVTWHQIDYNERKGFVFSHLLNFYVPSLEAEEKGIARIKINGNGYVNIRESSNIDSSAIGCIPEGKIVKMLGAPIDGYVGDIKGNWYKVEHQGNAGFIWGNLLEFYSLSSQYPGGPSSVGSDDKADEKKLAKQVIAMIKKGRDIFFEHKNGKFVLEMSSRSNDPYGYPEPASYPPNN, encoded by the coding sequence ATGAAGTGTGGTAAATATATTTCTTTTTTTATTATGTTCTGGATATTGTCCTGTCTTGTTCATTCTGCTTATGCTGTGAATATTGCACAAGTAAAAATAAACGGGGATGGTTATGTCCGTGTGACAGAGAATCCGAACGCTGATTCTTCAGGTATAGGCTGGATACCGGAAGGGGAAGTTGTGGAAATTCTTGCCGGTCCGTTTGCAGGAACACTTGACAGAATCCCGGTTACGTGGCATCAAATCGACTATAATGAACGAAAAGGTTTTGTTTTTAGTCATTTATTAAATTTCTACGTGCCGTCGTTAGAAGCTGAAGAGAAAGGTATTGCAAGAATTAAAATTAATGGAAATGGGTATGTGAACATAAGAGAAAGTTCAAATATCGACTCTTCAGCAATCGGGTGTATACCGGAAGGGAAAATTGTAAAGATGCTGGGCGCACCGATTGATGGGTACGTTGGTGATATAAAAGGAAATTGGTACAAGGTAGAGCATCAGGGAAATGCAGGTTTTATTTGGGGGAATCTGTTGGAATTCTATTCCTTATCCTCTCAATACCCGGGAGGGCCATCTTCTGTCGGAAGTGACGACAAAGCAGATGAAAAGAAACTTGCCAAGCAAGTTATAGCAATGATTAAAAAAGGGCGAGATATTTTCTTCGAACATAAAAATGGTAAATTCGTACTTGAGATGTCGAGTCGTAGTAATGATCCGTATGGATATCCGGAACCAGCTAGCTATCCGCCGAATAATTAA
- a CDS encoding HigA family addiction module antitoxin: protein MMEKDRMEPLHPGEVLQQEFLKPMGLSQNKLALALHVPARRINEIVLGRRGVSADTALRLARYFDMSPQF, encoded by the coding sequence ATGATGGAAAAAGATAGGATGGAACCGTTGCATCCGGGCGAAGTGTTGCAACAGGAATTTTTGAAACCTATGGGCTTGAGCCAGAATAAACTTGCCTTGGCCCTTCATGTTCCGGCAAGACGAATCAATGAAATTGTCCTGGGCAGAAGAGGCGTTTCCGCAGATACAGCCCTGCGGTTGGCCAGATATTTCGACATGTCCCCGCAGTTCTGA
- a CDS encoding type II toxin-antitoxin system VapC family toxin, with the protein MIFDTDMFIWVQRGNKKAAEVMDAADARYLSIQTYMELLQGAKNKKQHKYFKDFLSSFAFEVLPLTENIGHRAAIYVEEYALSSGVCSGDALIAATAVENNMPLVSSNKKHFKVINELKFQHFKP; encoded by the coding sequence GTGATATTTGATACAGATATGTTTATCTGGGTCCAAAGAGGAAACAAGAAAGCAGCAGAGGTCATGGATGCAGCTGATGCAAGATATCTCTCAATTCAGACCTACATGGAGTTACTTCAGGGAGCGAAAAACAAAAAACAACATAAGTATTTTAAAGACTTCCTCTCCTCCTTTGCTTTCGAGGTACTTCCGCTCACAGAAAACATCGGGCACAGAGCCGCAATCTATGTTGAAGAGTATGCATTGTCATCGGGGGTATGTTCCGGCGATGCACTCATTGCCGCAACAGCTGTTGAGAATAACATGCCCCTTGTATCAAGCAATAAAAAACATTTCAAGGTGATAAACGAGCTAAAATTTCAGCATTTTAAACCTTGA
- a CDS encoding ribbon-helix-helix domain-containing protein → MKTAVSIPNKLFDAADNYAKKNGFSRSHLYAKALATFLEQHPADYITDQLNKVYPEKSSQLDQVVFDMQMNTIEKEEW, encoded by the coding sequence ATGAAGACAGCTGTTTCTATCCCAAACAAACTCTTTGATGCTGCGGATAACTATGCCAAGAAAAATGGCTTTTCCCGGAGCCACCTTTATGCAAAGGCCCTGGCAACATTTCTTGAACAACATCCGGCAGATTATATCACTGACCAATTAAACAAGGTTTATCCTGAAAAATCGTCTCAGTTGGATCAGGTTGTTTTTGACATGCAGATGAATACGATTGAGAAAGAAGAATGGTAA
- a CDS encoding type II toxin-antitoxin system PemK/MazF family toxin: protein MVIKRGQIWWAELPDPVGSGPGYRRPLLIIQSNDFNRSNINTVIAAVITSNVCLAEAPGNVVLTRKVSKLSKKSVVNVSQLITLDKVLCTEKIHALPSKVMAEIDNGIRLVLKL from the coding sequence ATGGTAATCAAACGGGGGCAAATATGGTGGGCAGAGTTGCCCGATCCTGTCGGTTCAGGACCTGGCTACAGAAGACCGTTGCTGATTATTCAATCCAACGATTTTAATCGAAGCAATATCAATACGGTGATTGCAGCTGTTATAACCAGTAATGTATGCCTGGCAGAGGCACCGGGTAATGTTGTGCTTACACGCAAGGTTTCGAAGTTGAGTAAAAAGAGTGTAGTCAACGTATCTCAGCTCATCACGCTTGATAAAGTGCTGTGTACAGAAAAAATACATGCTTTGCCCAGCAAGGTCATGGCTGAAATTGATAACGGGATCAGGTTGGTACTGAAACTTTAA
- a CDS encoding AAA family ATPase, whose translation MKKLSLGIQDFAAFKANNLIYVDKTRLIHRLIEDGSYYFLSRPRRFGKSLLVSTMEELFSGNKELFENCWIYDQWDWETKYPVIRISFAEIEYRSLGLEKALELFLAEQAEQHNVRLTAASYGGQFLELIKAVGKETPVAVFIDEYDKPIIDYLEQTRLEQARENREILKTLYAGIKDQGRYLRFFFMTGVSKFSKVSIFSDLNHLTDITVSRHFADISGYTATEIQQFYPEYLTGLSREFACSEAEIMEEIILWYNGYSWDGSTFVFNPYSVISLFFHQMFKNFWFETGSPTFLMKKMKEADKKINEPINREVNENTFIKYDIDHLNTTAIMFQTGYLTIKDADWRKNTYRLDFPNKEVRDSFLNFAVEHYADSSPDEMSYIVELLLEALACNEMERFLTALQALFSSITVKQLDKVKEYEGFYHSVIYIVLKLLGIQIQCEVQSSFGSTDAVIMTEEYIYVLEFKMGTAASALEQIKQKKYHAPYLADKRDLVLVGFGFDKAERNLTEVLVEQVAAPSA comes from the coding sequence ATGAAAAAACTCAGCCTCGGCATCCAGGACTTTGCAGCCTTCAAAGCAAACAACCTGATCTACGTAGACAAGACCCGGCTTATCCACAGGCTCATAGAGGACGGAAGCTACTACTTCCTTTCCCGACCCCGGCGCTTTGGTAAATCCCTGTTGGTCAGCACTATGGAGGAGCTGTTTTCCGGCAATAAAGAACTCTTTGAAAACTGCTGGATCTATGACCAATGGGATTGGGAGACAAAATACCCGGTCATCAGGATCAGCTTTGCCGAAATTGAGTACAGAAGCCTAGGCCTGGAAAAGGCTCTGGAGCTTTTTCTTGCGGAACAGGCTGAACAGCATAATGTCCGTTTGACCGCAGCGAGTTACGGCGGTCAATTTTTAGAGTTGATCAAAGCGGTGGGCAAAGAAACACCGGTGGCCGTGTTTATTGATGAATACGACAAGCCGATCATTGATTATCTGGAACAGACCCGATTGGAACAGGCACGGGAAAACCGAGAGATTCTGAAAACTCTTTATGCCGGGATCAAAGATCAGGGGCGATATCTGCGCTTCTTCTTTATGACCGGGGTATCGAAATTCAGCAAGGTCTCCATCTTCAGCGACCTGAACCATCTGACCGACATTACCGTTTCTAGGCATTTCGCCGATATTTCAGGATACACCGCAACGGAAATTCAGCAGTTCTACCCGGAGTACCTTACCGGTCTCAGTCGAGAATTCGCCTGCTCCGAAGCAGAGATAATGGAGGAAATCATCCTTTGGTATAACGGCTACTCCTGGGACGGCAGCACCTTTGTCTTTAATCCCTATTCGGTTATCAGTCTTTTTTTTCATCAAATGTTTAAGAACTTTTGGTTTGAGACCGGTAGCCCAACCTTTTTGATGAAGAAGATGAAAGAGGCTGATAAAAAGATTAATGAACCCATCAACAGGGAAGTCAACGAGAACACCTTTATCAAGTACGATATTGACCATCTCAATACAACCGCTATTATGTTTCAGACCGGCTATCTGACCATAAAGGATGCGGACTGGAGAAAAAATACATATCGCCTTGATTTTCCCAACAAGGAGGTGCGGGATTCCTTTCTCAACTTTGCGGTGGAGCATTATGCGGACAGCTCGCCGGACGAGATGAGCTATATTGTGGAACTCCTGCTTGAGGCCCTTGCCTGCAATGAGATGGAGCGTTTTTTAACAGCCTTGCAGGCCCTGTTCAGCTCCATAACGGTCAAGCAGTTGGACAAGGTAAAGGAATACGAGGGGTTTTATCACTCTGTTATCTATATTGTCCTCAAGCTGCTGGGCATCCAGATACAGTGCGAGGTGCAGTCGAGCTTCGGCAGCACAGATGCGGTGATCATGACCGAGGAGTACATCTACGTGCTGGAATTTAAAATGGGTACCGCTGCATCAGCACTGGAGCAGATCAAACAGAAAAAGTACCATGCGCCCTATCTGGCCGACAAACGGGATCTGGTGCTTGTCGGGTTTGGCTTTGATAAGGCGGAGCGGAATCTGACCGAGGTGCTTGTTGAGCAGGTTGCAGCCCCGTCTGCCTGA
- a CDS encoding type II toxin-antitoxin system VapC family toxin: MTCTSYERIQEREKMFLFDTDVITNVLKKSPSGILLEKLAGLPRTKQYISTITVSEIVYGAVKSNRPEYHLSNLEHILLPSVNVVGFDTKAACVCGRLRAELEKKGQPLDLADLEIAGIAIAGDFTLVTGNICHFGRIDELKVENWLQR; this comes from the coding sequence GTGACCTGCACCAGTTACGAAAGGATTCAGGAACGAGAAAAGATGTTTCTCTTTGATACGGATGTCATCACCAATGTCTTGAAAAAAAGCCCCTCGGGAATCCTCCTTGAAAAGCTCGCCGGTCTTCCGAGAACCAAGCAGTATATCTCCACGATTACGGTTTCAGAGATAGTGTACGGGGCAGTCAAAAGTAACCGTCCGGAATATCATCTGAGCAACCTTGAACACATTTTGCTGCCCTCTGTCAATGTGGTGGGGTTTGATACCAAGGCCGCCTGTGTCTGCGGGCGACTCCGGGCTGAACTGGAGAAAAAGGGGCAGCCGCTTGATCTTGCCGATCTTGAAATAGCCGGAATAGCCATTGCTGGCGATTTTACCCTTGTGACAGGGAATATTTGCCATTTCGGCAGAATTGACGAGCTGAAGGTTGAGAATTGGCTTCAGCGTTGA
- a CDS encoding type II toxin-antitoxin system Phd/YefM family antitoxin gives MTTVSVANAKSHLSELIAKSAYAHERFIITKRDKPVAALVSLEDLQIIEQHEERQGLASLVGQWKDFEEVGEQIRDLHQLRKDSGTRKDVSL, from the coding sequence ATGACAACAGTATCAGTCGCTAACGCAAAAAGCCATCTGTCCGAACTTATAGCAAAAAGTGCCTATGCCCATGAACGATTTATAATCACGAAGAGAGATAAACCGGTCGCTGCCTTGGTCAGTCTTGAAGATCTGCAAATTATTGAGCAGCACGAAGAACGGCAGGGGCTGGCTTCTCTTGTCGGGCAATGGAAAGATTTTGAGGAGGTGGGGGAGCAGATCCGTGACCTGCACCAGTTACGAAAGGATTCAGGAACGAGAAAAGATGTTTCTCTTTGA
- a CDS encoding MBL fold metallo-hydrolase translates to MPKYVIHKTILPCSDLPMKFCVLGSGSKGNCTLIESGSTRILIDAGFSGKEINRRMALIDRSPQDINAVLITHEHGDHINGVGVMSRRCNLPVYANPATHQAAEARVKKLHQGCEFDTGTGFALDDLHIHPFRISHDTADPVGFLVSDGTHAVTYCTDTGKITTLIRQRIFQCQALILESNYDPDMLLNGPYPMYIKQRVRSNQGHLANNDAAAFLTELCTTEVQEVQHVVLAHLSETNNHPDLVTAQVRQEIAHRNPAFSLELAGQDQPGRFITIGETNKEGER, encoded by the coding sequence GTGCCAAAATACGTTATCCATAAAACAATCCTTCCCTGCTCTGACCTGCCCATGAAATTCTGTGTTCTCGGCTCCGGCTCAAAGGGAAACTGCACCCTGATCGAGTCCGGTTCGACCCGCATCCTTATCGATGCTGGCTTTTCCGGCAAGGAAATCAACCGCCGCATGGCTCTGATCGACCGCTCACCCCAGGATATAAACGCGGTACTGATCACCCATGAGCACGGCGACCATATCAACGGAGTCGGGGTGATGTCCCGACGTTGCAACCTGCCCGTTTATGCCAATCCTGCGACCCATCAGGCAGCAGAAGCACGGGTGAAAAAGCTGCATCAAGGATGTGAATTTGACACCGGCACCGGCTTTGCTCTGGATGATCTGCACATCCATCCCTTCCGCATCTCGCATGATACGGCAGACCCGGTGGGTTTTCTGGTCTCAGACGGTACCCATGCCGTGACCTACTGCACTGATACCGGCAAGATCACCACATTGATCCGCCAACGGATCTTCCAGTGTCAGGCCCTTATCCTGGAGTCAAATTATGACCCAGACATGCTCCTGAACGGTCCCTATCCCATGTATATCAAGCAACGGGTCCGTTCCAACCAAGGGCATCTGGCAAATAACGACGCAGCCGCTTTTCTTACCGAACTCTGCACAACAGAGGTTCAAGAGGTCCAACATGTGGTGCTGGCCCATCTCAGTGAGACCAATAATCATCCTGATCTGGTCACTGCTCAGGTCCGCCAGGAGATAGCCCATCGCAACCCGGCCTTCAGCCTAGAGCTGGCTGGCCAAGATCAGCCCGGACGATTTATTACAATAGGGGAAACCAACAAAGAGGGGGAGAGGTAG
- the pyrH gene encoding UMP kinase produces the protein MQFRRILLKISGEALMGDGAYGISPDMINFVALEIKKIQEQGAQVALVIGAGNIFRGVAGAASGMNRAAADNMGMLATVLNALAMQDGLEQIGVACRVMSAITMRNVCEPYVRLQAIEHLEQGRVVIFAAGTGNPYFTTDTGGVLRALEIEADVMMKATRVDGVYDRDPEKDTNAVRFDRLTYTKVLQNELRVMDAAGISLARDNNLPVLVFNMKQEGNIVRAAAGEDVGTLITA, from the coding sequence ATGCAGTTTCGAAGAATTCTCCTTAAAATAAGCGGTGAGGCCCTGATGGGCGATGGTGCCTACGGCATCAGCCCGGACATGATCAATTTTGTGGCCCTGGAAATTAAAAAAATTCAGGAGCAGGGTGCCCAGGTTGCCTTGGTGATCGGTGCCGGTAATATTTTTCGCGGGGTGGCTGGTGCTGCTAGCGGAATGAATCGGGCTGCTGCCGATAACATGGGAATGTTGGCCACAGTGCTTAATGCCCTTGCCATGCAGGATGGTCTGGAACAAATCGGTGTTGCCTGTCGGGTGATGTCGGCCATTACCATGCGCAACGTTTGTGAACCCTATGTACGCCTTCAGGCTATTGAGCATCTGGAGCAGGGGAGGGTGGTTATCTTTGCTGCTGGCACGGGCAATCCCTATTTTACCACAGATACCGGCGGCGTGCTCCGGGCCTTGGAGATTGAGGCCGATGTGATGATGAAGGCCACCCGAGTGGACGGGGTTTATGACCGCGATCCGGAAAAGGATACCAATGCGGTGCGTTTTGATCGTTTGACGTACACCAAGGTTTTGCAAAATGAACTGCGGGTCATGGATGCAGCAGGTATTTCTTTGGCTCGGGATAATAATTTGCCGGTCCTGGTTTTTAATATGAAGCAGGAAGGTAATATTGTCCGGGCAGCAGCAGGCGAGGATGTGGGTACCCTGATTACTGCCTGA
- the tsf gene encoding translation elongation factor Ts produces the protein MKITSQMVKELRQKTNAGMMDCKRALEETEGDMEKSVDLLRQKGLAVAAKRADRATSEGTVETYIHAGGKLGVMVEVGCETDFVAKTDDFLAFAKDVAMHIAAAGPLSVTRDEVPQDLIERERDIYVNQAKESGKPENIIDKIVTGKIDKYIAENCLMEQKFIKNPDLTVQDMLNELIAKMGENISVKRFARYQLGA, from the coding sequence GTGAAAATTACCAGCCAGATGGTCAAAGAATTACGGCAAAAGACCAATGCAGGCATGATGGACTGCAAGCGGGCCTTAGAAGAGACAGAAGGTGACATGGAAAAATCCGTGGATCTTCTGCGCCAGAAGGGACTTGCTGTTGCAGCAAAACGAGCAGATCGGGCAACCTCTGAAGGGACTGTTGAGACGTATATCCATGCGGGTGGCAAGCTCGGTGTTATGGTTGAGGTCGGTTGCGAGACCGATTTCGTTGCCAAGACCGATGATTTCTTGGCCTTTGCCAAGGACGTTGCTATGCATATCGCCGCTGCTGGTCCCTTGTCCGTCACCCGTGATGAAGTGCCCCAGGATCTGATTGAGCGCGAGCGCGACATCTATGTTAATCAGGCCAAGGAATCTGGTAAGCCGGAGAATATTATTGATAAGATTGTTACCGGCAAGATTGATAAATACATTGCCGAGAACTGTCTGATGGAGCAGAAGTTCATCAAGAACCCGGATCTGACGGTTCAGGATATGCTTAATGAGCTGATCGCCAAAATGGGCGAGAACATCTCTGTGAAACGATTTGCTCGTTATCAGCTCGGAGCCTGA
- the rpsB gene encoding 30S ribosomal protein S2, translating into MAPKVTMREMLEAGLHFGHQTRRWNPKMKPYIYGPRNGIYIINLDATMKMFRTAYSYIQNAVADGGSIMFVGTKRQAQAIIKEQAIRCDMFYVNHRWLGGMMTNFQTVKNSVDRLKAIEAMQEDGSINRFPKKEILKMEKERIKLERNVGGIKNMRKLPDVLFVIDPRKEEIAISEAQKLNIPVVALTDTNCSPIGIEHLIPGNDDAIRAIRLIATQIANAVLEGKGDAGEEIGDLDAMEAAMTGEQAAEGTAAEQVQQA; encoded by the coding sequence ATGGCACCAAAAGTAACTATGCGGGAAATGCTTGAAGCAGGTCTGCATTTCGGACATCAGACAAGGCGCTGGAATCCGAAAATGAAACCGTACATCTACGGACCGCGTAACGGCATCTACATCATCAACCTTGATGCGACCATGAAGATGTTCCGTACCGCATACAGCTATATTCAAAATGCTGTTGCTGATGGCGGAAGTATCATGTTTGTCGGAACAAAGCGTCAGGCCCAAGCTATCATCAAAGAGCAGGCCATTCGTTGCGATATGTTCTATGTCAATCACCGTTGGCTCGGCGGTATGATGACCAACTTTCAGACTGTGAAGAATTCCGTGGATCGTCTGAAAGCGATTGAGGCCATGCAGGAAGACGGCAGCATCAATCGTTTCCCGAAAAAGGAAATTCTCAAGATGGAAAAAGAGCGCATTAAGCTTGAGCGCAACGTCGGCGGAATCAAAAATATGCGCAAGCTGCCTGATGTCCTTTTTGTTATTGATCCCCGCAAGGAAGAGATTGCTATCAGCGAGGCGCAAAAACTGAATATTCCGGTTGTAGCGCTCACCGATACCAACTGTAGCCCGATAGGTATTGAGCATCTTATTCCCGGTAATGATGATGCGATCCGTGCGATTCGTCTGATTGCCACGCAGATTGCCAATGCAGTTCTGGAAGGCAAGGGAGATGCAGGGGAAGAGATCGGTGATCTTGATGCCATGGAAGCCGCAATGACCGGCGAGCAGGCTGCTGAAGGTACTGCTGCTGAGCAGGTTCAGCAGGCATAA